In Quercus robur chromosome 10, dhQueRobu3.1, whole genome shotgun sequence, a genomic segment contains:
- the LOC126704142 gene encoding egg cell-secreted protein 1.4-like — MASQKLFVLLSLACLLAMTNVTATRDLYIKPGHRLATRPETSSEGLVPCWNAPWELKSCPNEIVIFFLNGQTDIAPDCCRAITIITHHCWPAMLTSLGFTAEEGNILRGYCAAEASVPSTAPPLGLPLPRA; from the coding sequence ATGGCTAGCCAAAAATTGTTTGTGTTACTATCCCTTGCATGTCTCTTGGCAATGACAAATGTGACTGCAACCAGAGACTTGTACATTAAGCCTGGACACAGGCTTGCAACAAGGCCTGAAACCAGTAGTGAAGGCTTAGTCCCTTGCTGGAATGCGCCTTGGGAGCTCAAATCCTGCCCAAATGAGAttgtcatcttcttcctcaatGGCCAAACCGATATTGCCCCAGATTGTTGCCGTGCCATCACTATCATAACACATCATTGCTGGCCTGCCATGCTCACTTCGCTTGGTTTCACAGCTGAGGAAGGCAATATTCTAAGAGGTTATTGTGCTGCAGAAGCCTCAGTTCCTTCTACAGCTCCTCCTCTTGGCTTGCCACTGCCTCGGGCTTAG
- the LOC126703327 gene encoding uncharacterized protein LOC126703327: MNSKMKEAESWPSDELEALLAGKLSKSPCLSLADSPSKSKSTPPQSHLADPPSIALPNQVYLFFWHAYSPVMYTLYEIDIPRPLPPPPAKASQDLMPSRLNPMLKLKTGKYPDRMCCVQLGSNLYFLGGEFNITNPYIDEDVIKELKNVKRDVFPPDVYILDLANPHPLDSDSRKLSPWKPMNSGKASPRAFVADGKIYVIGSTIQMNIIDKSKLKDLDLESFAYFEVYDPEVDMWNILPNPPIRDMITKWVGHAVVGESQKTALLTAWQRGKECVYFFDLGKHQWKKYASLPSYPGNFSGRIEYVEDTVYGCYGNTIAAIAPLEAEEEEEEEEEEEEENEVHEEEEEIEEVHRLLKHHGLHLVSEEMGMDAIFYDRLPWRMRRAMDGPPQWQSSLLHLGNRYFCYVNTGMLPVFSDIRIVIFQALGKTYKADATRLFSAKFCHSAHYNVNNPGEGIIDGFFSPGSISLDQPENLDSLVSDTGSESSDIEDLS; the protein is encoded by the coding sequence ATGAATTCGAAAATGAAGGAAGCCGAGTCATGGCCGTCAGATGAACTGGAAGCGCTACTTGCAGGAAAATTGAGCAAGAGCCCATGTTTGTCTCTTGCAGATTCACCATCGAAATCCAAGTCAACGCCGCCCCAATCGCATCTCGCAGATCCACCATCAATAGCATTACCGAAccaagtttatttatttttctggcACGCATATAGTCCAGTCATGTATACCTTGTATGAAATTGACATACCAAGACCTCTCCCACCTCCTCCAGCAAAAGCTTCTCAAGACCTGATGCCAAGCCGACTCAATCCAATGCTCAAGCTTAAAACCGGCAAATACCCTGACCGCATGTGTTGTGTTCAATTGGGCTCCAATTTGTACTTTTTGGGTGGCGAATTCAATATCACTAACCCATACATTGATGAAGATGTAATAAAAGAACTCAAGAATGTAAAACGGGATGTTTTTCCGCCAGACGTCTATATTTTAGACCTCGCCAACCCCCACCCCTTAGACTCTGATTCTCGGAAATTGTCACCCTGGAAACCAATGAACAGTGGAAAGGCCAGCCCGCGGGCCTTTGTGGCAGATGGGAAGATTTACGTGATTGGAAGCACCATCCAAATGAATATCATTGACAAATCTAAATTGAAGGACTTAGATCTCGAAAGCTTTGCTTACTTCGAGGTTTATGATCCTGAAGTTGATATGTGGAACATCTTGCCAAATCCCCCTATTCGAGATATGATCACCAAATGGGTGGGGCATGCTGTTGTGGGAGAGAGTCAAAAGACAGCTCTTCTTACAGCATGGCAGAGGGGAAAAGAGTGTGTATATTTTTTCGATCTTGGCAAACATCAATGGAAAAAGTATGCAAGCCTCCCTTCCTACCCTGGAAATTTCTCGGGTAGGATTGAGTATGTAGAGGATACCGTTTATGGATGTTACGGTAACACAATAGCTGCTATTGCTCCATTAGAAgcagaagaggaggaggaggaagaagaagaagaagaagaagaaaatgaggtGCATGAAGAAGAGGAGGAAATAGAGGAGGTTCACAGGTTGCTTAAGCATCACGGCCTTCATTTAGTTTCAGAGGAGATGGGTATGGATGCCATTTTTTATGATCGTCTGCCCTGGAGGATGCGTAGGGCTATGGATGGTCCTCCGCAATGGCAATCGAGCTTGCTTCACTTGGGGAATAGGTACTTTTGCTATGTAAACACTGGCATGCTTCCAGTGTTTAGTGACATTAGAATTGTAATTTTTCAGGCCCTTGGAAAGACGTACAAAGCAGATGCCACTAGACTTTTCAGTGCAAAATTCTGTCATTCGGCGCATTATAATGTCAATAACCCAGGTGAAGGTATCATTGATGGTTTCTTCTCTCCTGGGTCAATATCTCTCGACCAGCCAGAAAATCTTGACTCATTAGTGAGTGACACTGGGAGTGAGTCGAGTGACATTGAGGATCTCTCCTGA
- the LOC126704143 gene encoding egg cell-secreted protein 1.1-like has protein sequence MAGPLNSPSTLATRLKLDNPNNCWESLFELQSCSGEAILFFLNGETYLGSNCCRAIRIIQRECWPAMMGSLGFTEQEGDILFGYCDASEEDDSTSAQTLPLPSSTPIEG, from the coding sequence ATGGCAGGACCTCTCAACTCTCCCTCAACCCTTGCAACTCGTTTAAAATTGGACAATCCAAATAACTGCTGGGAATCGTTGTTTGAGCTCCAATCATGCAGTGGAGAAGCCAtattgttcttcctcaatggcGAGACCTATCTTGGATCCAACTGTTGCCGTGCCATAAGGATTATACAACGTGAGTGTTGGCCAGCTATGATGGGATCCCTTGGCTTCACTGAGCAAGAGGGAGATATTCTATTTGGTTATTGTGATGCTTCTGAAGAAGATGATAGTACCTCTGCTCAAACATTGCCACTACCGTCATCAACACCAATTGAAGGCTAA